A window of Dissulfurirhabdus thermomarina genomic DNA:
ACCCGGGACTCGATCTCGATGACCCAGGGGTGGGGCTCGGGCTGGAGGACGAGGGCGAAGACGCACGGGTCGCCCTCCGAGATCCCGGCAAGGCCCGGCCACTTGAGGAAGGTGCCGCCGAAGCTCATGTTCTCGGTGACGCCCTTGTGGACCGTGCCGTCGGAGAGGCGGAGCTCCGCCTCGATCTTGAGCGGTACCCGGGTGTTCTTCCTGCGTTCACCGTCGGTCATGGGCTCCCCCTGCACTCGGTGGCGTCTCGGGCCGGCCCGGCGTGCGGACCGCCTCGACCAACTTTTCGGCACTTCACCGGGGGAACATGATTCCGCCGGGTCAGGCCCCGGGTTCCTTGACCGTCCAGGTGGTGCCGCCCCCGGGCTCGTCCCGGAGCACGACGCCCCGGGCCGCCAGGGCGTCCCGGATGGCGTCGGAGCGGGCCCAGTCACGGGCCTTTCGGGCCTCGGCCCGTTCCCGGACGGCGGCCTCCACCTCGGCCTCGGTGAGGCCGACCCGGGCGAGGGCCTCGATGTCGCGCCGGCGGAGGTACCCGGCCGGGTCCTCGCGGAAGAGCCCGAGCACGCCGCCGGCGGCCTGGAGGGCCTCGGCGCCGGCGGCCAGCGGCTCGGCCAGGAGGGCCGAGGGCCGCTTCTCCCCCGCCAGCGACAGGCGGTTCAAGGCGCGGACGCCCTCGAAGAGGACGCCGAGGGCCTGGGCCGTGTTGAAGTCGTCGTCCATGGCGGCGTCGAAGCGTTCCGGGAGCCGCGAGAGGGTCTCGGCCGCGGCCCGGGTCTCGTCGTCCAAGGGGCGCTTCTTGCCCGCCGGCCGGGCGGCGATCCGACGGGCCTGGGCCAGGGCGGCGTAGCCGCGGTCCACGGCGGCGCGGGACTCCTCCAGGGCCCCGGGGCCGTAGTCCAGGGGGCTCCGGTAGTGCTTGGTGAGCAGGAAGTGGCGGAGGACCTCCGGGTGGTAGCGGCGGAGGATGTCCTGGATGGTCACGAAGTTGCCCAGGGACTTCGACATCTTCTCGCCCCGGATGGTCACGAACCCGTTGTGCATCCAGTACCGGACGAAGGGGCGCCCGGTGGCGGCCTCCGACTGGGCCCGCTCGTTCTCGTGGTGGGGGAAGCTCAGGTCCAGGCCGCCGGCGTGGATGTCGAGGGTGGGGCCGAGGTAGGCCATGCTC
This region includes:
- a CDS encoding PilZ domain-containing protein; the protein is MTDGERRKNTRVPLKIEAELRLSDGTVHKGVTENMSFGGTFLKWPGLAGISEGDPCVFALVLQPEPHPWVIEIESRVIHVQEDGVGLQFLSVDYEGYQNFRDLMVSATPDSGALMEELHKNPGLEVRR
- the cysS gene encoding cysteine--tRNA ligase → MDIRIYNTLTRRKEPFVPLEPGRVRMYVCGITAYDRCHIGHARSAVVFDAVVRHLRRRGFEVTCVRNFTDIDDKIIRRAREEGIDTTALAEREIAHFYEDMDALGVLRADVEPRATAHIPQIIDLIRTLVEKGHAYEAGGDVYFSVRTFPSYGALSGRDLEQLRAGARVAVGERKQDPADFALWKASKPGEPAWDSPWGPGRPGWHIECSAMSMAYLGPTLDIHAGGLDLSFPHHENERAQSEAATGRPFVRYWMHNGFVTIRGEKMSKSLGNFVTIQDILRRYHPEVLRHFLLTKHYRSPLDYGPGALEESRAAVDRGYAALAQARRIAARPAGKKRPLDDETRAAAETLSRLPERFDAAMDDDFNTAQALGVLFEGVRALNRLSLAGEKRPSALLAEPLAAGAEALQAAGGVLGLFREDPAGYLRRRDIEALARVGLTEAEVEAAVRERAEARKARDWARSDAIRDALAARGVVLRDEPGGGTTWTVKEPGA